A segment of the Superficieibacter sp. HKU1 genome:
TGCCGTCTGCCGCTTCGCTCTACGCCGCCATCGATCTGGGATCCAATAGCTTTCATATGCTGGTCGTGCGCGAGGTGGCGGGAAGTATCCAGACCGTCGCCCGTATCAAGCGCAAAGTCAGGCTGGCGGCCGGTCTGAGCAGTAATAATGTCCTCTCCCCCGACGCCATGGAGCGCGGATGGCAGTGTCTGCGCCTGTTTGCCGAGCGACTACAGGATATTCCCCAGCCACAAATTCGCGTCGTCGCCACGGCAACGCTGCGTCTTGCGGTTAATGCGGGCGAGTTTATTGCCCGTGCGCAGGAAATTCTTGGTTGTCCCGTGCAGGTCATTAAGGGCGAAGAAGAAGCGCGTCTGATCTACCAGGGCGTTGCGCATACTACCGGCGGTGCCGATCAGCGTCTGGTGGTTGATATTGGCGGTGCCAGTACCGAACTGGTTACCGGCACCGGTGCGCAAACCACTTCTTTATTCAGTCTTTCCATGGGTTGCGTCACCTGGCTTGAACGCTATTTTTCCAATCGTAATCTGGGCAAAAGCAACTTTGAAGAGGCGGAGAACGCCGCCCGTGAGGTGCTGCGTCCGATCGCCGATGAGCTGCGCTATCACGGCTGGAAAATCTGCGTGGGTGCCTCGGGTACGGTGCAGGCGTTGCAGGAAATCATGATGGCCCAGGGGATGGATGAACGCATCACCCTCGCTAAGCTTGAGCAGCTTAAACAGCGGGCTATCCAGTGCGGCCGTCTTGAAGAGTTAGAGATTGAAGGTCTGACGCTGGAGCGCGCGCTGGTTTTCCCGAGCGGCCTTGCCATTCTGATCGCCATTTTCACCGAATTAAATATTCAGTGTATGACGCTGGCTGGCGGCGCACTGCGTGAAGGGCTGGTCTACGGGATGCTGCATCTCACCGTAGAGGAAGATATTCGCAGCCGCACAATGCGTAATATTCAGCGTCGTTTTATGGTTGATACCGACCAGGCTCAACGTGTCGCGAAACTGGCATCACGTTTTGCAAGCCAGCTGGAAAAATCGTGGGATCTGGAGCTAATCAGCCGCGAACTGCTGGTAAATGCCTGCTTATTACATGAAATTGGTTTGAGCGTCGATTTTAAATCAGCGCCGCAACATGCCGCTTACCTGGTTAAAAATCTCGATCTTCCCGGTTTCACGCCAGCGCAGAAAAAATTGCTGGCCACCCTGTTGCTGAATCAGACCAGTACCGTCGATCTCTCTTCGCTACATCAGCAAAATGCGGTCCCGCCACGGGTCGCTGAGCATCTGTGCCGCTTATTGCGCCTGGCCATCCTGTTCGCCAGCCGCCGACGCGATGATTTGGTGCCGGATATCACTCTGGATGCCACGGATGAAAAGCTGACGCTGATCCTTCCTGCGGGCTGGTTAAGCCATCACCCGCTCGGCACGGAGCTGATCGAGCAGGAAAGCCAGTGGCAAAGTTACGTTCACTGGCCGCTGGAAGTCTTGTCTTCAGGGCAGTGATAGTCCTTCGGATGAGACCCATCCTTCGGTCATTTTCTGGCTTGCCGGATGGGTATAACGAATAAACCGATATCCGGCGAATGCGGGCTTATTCAGCATCTGGACGCGATCGCCATCCACAACAAAGGCTTTCTCTTCACGAAGGCACGCTTTATTGGGCGCATCGTAGAAGTATAAGCGCTGGCGGTTGTTGGCGACCGTTCGGGTGATGAAATCATCCTCAGCGGGAGTGGTCATACCCGCTTTTTCGCGGGCATCGTCACAAACCTCATCCACACTCTCAAGATTATCAGCCTCTACCCATCCATGAACATTGTTAAATCCCGCCAGTAAATAATCGTGCGGATCGTTGCCGCGTAAGGCCTGATAGCGTTGTTGGGTGTCGTCATCACGCGCGACTACGAATCCGACGCGAGAGACACTATCGCCGGGGACAATAAAAACAGATTCACTACGGCACTGAGGCACGGGAGCGGCATAAAACCAGGCCCGTGATGTCCCCGTAACCACATAGCGCGGAGACGCAATGGTGGCCTCCAGCGCTAATTGCTGATTAATGTCAGCACACCTTTGCATGCGGGATAAACAGTGTTGATAGCGTTTGCCTTTCTGCTGGTCGAACCGGAGCGCGGTGTCATTGCCATCCGTCAGGGTATTGCTCGCGGGATGGTATGTCAGCCAACCGAGCATCCCGGCACCGGGGGAATCTGGCGTGCTTTTTTTCCGCTTGTCGAATAGCTGAAACATCACGTTATCGTCATGCGCTTCAGCTTCGACGTCCAAATCCTGAAGACTGACGTGTTCGGCCACCATTAACGACTGATTGCTGCTGGCTACCATGTTTTTCATCGACACCGCACAGTAGTCGAGATACGCCCATTTATCCTGCGCATTGGCGGCTGCCGAATACAGCAGGGTGATAACAATAAGCGCCTTCAATTTCATGAGGCCATTCTCCTTCCCTGAGTAAGATTATTTTTTTGCCGCGGCCATCATCGCCCGAATATTAGCGATACTCGCCTGCCCTTTTTGCATCCGTTCTTCCGCCGTCACCACTTTGCGCTCCTGCTCCCAGACTAAATCGTCCTGCGGCAGCTCCAGCAGAAAACGGCTCGGCTCCGGGCGCACCAGTTCACCATACTGACGACGCTCTTTGCACAGGGTGAAGATCAGCTCTTTCTGTGCGCGGGTGATCCCCACATAGGCCAGACGACGCTCTTCATCCACGTTGTCTTCATCAATGCTGCTCTGGTGCGGCAATAACCCCTCTTCCATGCCGACCAGAAAGACATAAGGGAACTCCAGACCTTTTGAAGCGTGGAGCGTCATCAGTTGAACCTGATCCAGCTCCTCTTCACTCTCACCGCGCTCCATCATATCGCGCAGGGTAAAACGCGTTACCACCTGGGTGAGGGTCATCGGCTCGTCGATTTCACTGCCTTCCAGCATTTCGGTCATCCAGGTGAACAGCTGGTTGACGTTTTTCATGCGCATTTCCGCCGCTTTCGGGCTGGGCGAGGTTTCAAACAGCCAGGATTCGTAATCAATCCCGTGGATCAAATCGAGCACGGCGGCAATCGGTTCGCGCTCGGCCAGACGCTGAACGTCGCCCAGCCAGTGCGTAAAGCGGGTCAACGATTCATAGCCGCGTCCGCTGAGCGTCTGCGTCAGACCCATATCAAAACTGGCGCTGAACAGGCTCTTGTTACGGCTATTCGCCCACTCACCCAGTTTTTGCAGCGTGGCCGGGCCGATTTCCCGCTTTGGCGTATTCACAATGCGCAAAAATGCGCTGTCGTCGTCCGCGTTGGTTAACACGCGCAGATAAGCCAGCAGGTCTTTAATTTCCGGACGCGAGAAAAATGAGGTGCCGCCGGAGATTTTGTACGGGATGCGGTTTTGCATCAGAAACTTTTCAAATACCCGCGACTGATGGTTGCCACGATACAAAATCGCATAGTCTTTGTACTGCGTTTTGTTGATAAAGTGATGGGCAATCAGCTCACCGGTCACACGCTCGGCTTCGTGCTCTTCATGGTTGGCACTGAGCACTTTCAATTCGGCACCGTAGCCCAGCTCGGAAAACAGCCGTTTTTCAAACACGTGCGGATTGTTGGCGATAAGGATATTCGCCGCCTTCAGAATGCGTCCTGAGGAACGGTAGTTCTGCTCCAGTTTGACCACCTGCAACGCCGGAAAATCCTGGCTTAGCAGCACCAGATTCTGCGGGCGTGCACCGCGCCAGGAGTAGATCGACTGATCGTCATCACCCACCACGGTAAAACGCGCGCGATTACCGACCAGCAGCTTTACCAGTTCATACTGGCTGGTGTTGGTATCCTGGTACTCATCCACCAGCAGATAGCGAATTTTGTTCTGCCAGCGTTCACGAACCTCTTCATTACGCTGGAGCAGCAACGTTGGCAGCAGGATCAGGTCGTCAAAGTCCAGCACGTTGCAGGCTTTCATATGGGCGTCGTACAGGCTGTAGCAGTGGGCAAAGATCCGATCCCGCTCGCCCTTCGCCTGTGCCGCCGCCTGCGCCGGGGTCAGCAGATCGTTTTTCCAGTTGGAGATCGTCGAGATCAGCTGTTGCAGCACCGCTTTGTCATCTTCAATCAGCCCTTCACTCAATTCCTTAAGCAGCGCAACCTGATCGGTATCGTCGAACAACGAAAAGTTAGATTTCATCCCCAGCGCGGCGTACTCACGCTTAATCACTTCCAGCCCTAACGTATGGAAGGTGGAAATCATCAGTCCACGCGCCTCTTTGCGCCCCAGCGTCTGCGCCACGCGTTCTTTCATCTCGCGCGCCGCTTTATTGGTAAAGGTCACCGCCGCGATGTGCCGTGCCTGATAGCCACAGCCGCGGATCAAATGGGCGATTTTGTTAGTGATGACGCGGGTTTTGCCGGAGCCAGCACCCGCCAGCACCAGGCAGGGTCCGGTGACAAATTCGACGGCTTGTTGTTGTCCGGGGTTTAAACGCATAGAGTCACTCAATGAAAGTCGGGAGGGAAGAAAAAGTGCGTGGTAGTATAGCGACTGAAATCTTTATGACTCAAGGCACAATCATGGCAAAAACAGCGGCAGCAATGCATATCCTTGTAAAGGAAGAAAAACTGGCTTTAGATCTGCTGGAGCAGATTAAAAACGGCGGCGATTTTGAAAAGCTGGCGAAAAAACACTCTACCTGCCCGTCAGGCAAAAAAGGCGGCCACTTAGGCGAGTTCCGCCAGGGCCAGATGGTGCCGGCGTTTGATAAAGTCGTATTCTCCTGCCCGGTGCTGGAACCTACCGGCCCGCTGCATACTCAGTTCGGTTATCACATCATCAAGGTGCTGTACCGCAACTAAAGTAGAGGGCAGAGGCTATTCGCCCTGCCCTTTATCATTGAAGTAATCAATAAACTCCCGCCCGACTTCCGCCAGCGTCAGTCGTTTAAACCGTTCCAGTATCAATGATTCAGCATCGGTAAAGGTCTCTGACATTACCCGGTTGACCCCTTTTTCCACCAGGCACTGCGGGTTCTCGTTACGGTTACCCAGCGCAAACAGCGTCGGAGAGCCAAGCGCGATATAGATATCGTACAGCGTCACATCGCCTGCCGGACGCGCCAGCGTCCAGCCACCGTGATGGCCTTTACTGGAAGTCACGATATGCCGCTCGCGTAGTCCCGCCAGCAGCTTGCGGATAAATGCCGGATTACCATCGATAAACGCGGCCATCTGCTCTGAGGTGAGCGGTCGGTCCATCTGCTCAAGGTGCAGCAGAATGTGCAGCGTGGCAGAGAAAGAATTATTTATTTTCATGTAATTTACACTATTACATAGACTTAGCTGGCGCAAGCCAAATCCTGATTATAGCGCCTGTTGACCACGGACAAACTTATGATACTTTGTTTATTACATGAGTTGGTCGTACAGGAGAACAGTATGTCTGAGACTGAACAATCACCCCTCGTTTTCTGGGAAGATCATTATGCGGCAATGTCGCCGATTTCTAATGGTATTCCGGGGAAAATTCTGGTGCGCTTCGCCGATCCGCTTACGCCAGGCCGTGCGCTTGAATTAGGCTGCGGGCGCGGAGACGATGCCGTCTGGCTAGCCAAAAAAGGCTGGGAAGTGACGGCGGTCGACCTGTCATCTACGGCGCTGGAGTATGCCTCTGCCAATGCTGAGCGATCCGGTGTCCGGACACGTATTACGTTTGCGCGGCACGATCTGACCGGGCATTTTCCCCAGGGCCATTATGATCTGATCGTCGCCTCATTTCTCGAATCACCGCTTACCTTCGATCGCTTTACGATCTTTCGCGCTGCCCTCGATCATATCCTGCCCGGCGGCATGCTGCTGATCACCTCCCACGCCAAAGTACCCGAGTGGTCAAAACACGCCGATCGTCCTTTCCAGTCAGCGAAGGAAGCATTAGCGCAGCTGGGTACATTGACTGAGGCATGGGAAGTTCTCTTTTGCGACGACGTGGAACGGGTAATGAAAGGGCCGGAAGGACAGGAATGCCAGGTCTCGGATTCAGTCGTGGCATTACGCCGGAAGAAATAAACCCGGCGGACCGGTTTAAGGTTGATGGCACTTTTTGCCGGGTGGCGGCTCCGCCTTACCCGGCCTACAAAATGCATCAATATCAAAAAGTTGATTGCTACCCGTAGGCCTGTGCAAGCGCAGCGCCGCCAGGCAGATTATCTGAAGCCCGGCATCGTATTCTACTCGCTAACAACCATCACTCCTCGCGCCTCAATACCGGCGCGATCTTCCTCACTGATATTGTCCGTGATCAGGATGCTGATATCGCTAACCTCGGCAAATTTGGCGAAAGTGTCATGGCCGACTTTATGCGAATCTATTAGCAGAATGACGTTTGACGCGCAGGCGATCATCTCTTTCTTCAGATTCGCCTGGCGAACGTCCGGCGTGGTCGCGCCATTTTTGAGCGTAAAACCATTTGCGCCCATAAAGGCCTTGTCGATGATCAGATTCGACAGGCCGCTGTCGCGATTGAACGGGATAACACAGTGCAATTTTTGCCGTACCGCGCCGCCGATGATAAAGAGATTCACCACCCCTGGGATCTCTTCCAGGATAATGGCAATCTGCAAATCGTTGGTGATGACCGACAGCCCTTTACGTTCACCCAACAGCTTCGCCAGTTCGAGCGTGGTGGAGCCGGTATCCAGCAGCAGCGTATCGCCGTCTTCAATTTGTTCCAGCGCCCGGCGGGCAACCACGACTTTGGCGTCGTGGTTACGCACTTCCTTTTCGGTCGCCATCATTTCGAGACCGGTTTTGCTGCGGATAAGCACGCCGCCGTGGGTACGTGTGACCAGCTTCAGTTTTTCCATCTCGCGAAGATCGTTGCGAATCGTCCCGGTTGATACTTTAAAGAGCTGGCACAGTTCGGCAACCGTCGCTTTTTTATGTGCTTCAACATAAGCCAGAATCGCCTGCTGCCGTTCCTGCGTAAAAAGTTTATCTTCCGAATGGTCGCTCATTATCTTTCCCGAAATGGATAGCCAGAGCAGGACTATAAAACAAAGCCTGCCTTCAGCGCATTACCCGATTTAGCACAGGTAAAAGCCTGCTGATATTGTTCAAGCGAGAAAGTATGCGTCAAGATCTTTTTCAGATTAATTTGCCCGTTGGCGACCATTCTCAGGCTGGTGCGGTACTGCCGCAGGTTCTGCCCGCTCATGCCGGTGACGCTAATCTGACGATAGTGAATGATGTTGGTATTCAGACTCACCATTTCTTTGCCCGCTGGCAGACCGCCGAAAAACAGCACCCGGCCATTCAGCGCCGTTAGTTCAAACGACAACGTCTGGATTTCCGGCGTGGAGGCAGCGGTGATCACCACGTCACAGCCGCGATCCTGAGTGATGCGCATGACGTCAGCTTTGGTGTCGGTGCCGCTCACCGGAATAAACGTCGGGTCAAACTCGCATGCCAGCGCCAGACGCTCAGGATTAATATCGCTGATCAGCACTTTCCCTGCGCCCGCAGCCTTGTGCAAAAGCGCATGCATCAGGCCAATCGGCCCCGCACCAATGACCAGTACCGTATCGCCTGGCTGGGTATGACAGCGTTCAAAAGCGTTATAAACGCAGGAGAAGGGTTCAATCATTGCCCCCTCTTCAAAGGAGACGTGATCGGGAAGTTCGACGATATTCCCCTGCCGCACCGCTCTGGCCGGGATCACTACATACTCGGCAAACGCGCCGTGTTTTTGGATCCCCAGCGCCTGAAAATCTTTACAGCTCTGGGTGTTGCCGCTGATACAGCTGTCGCATACGCCACAACCATAGTTTGGCGCGACGGCAACGCGCATCCCTTTAAAGTAGGTGCCGGTAACCTCGCTGCCGATCTCTTCGATAACACCGGAAAGCTCATGACCCAGCGTCAGGGCATGGGGAGAGTTGCGGTGGCCGTTGGCATACATTCGCAGATCCGTACCACAAATGGCTCCGGCTTTGCAGGCCAGCAGGATCTCATCCGGCTGAATCTCAGGCTTCGGCAGCTCAACCAGTTTGAGTTCGTTTTTACCAAATAACTGAATCGCTTTCATCGACCACCTCTTATCTTTCGTTCAGGGTAACAACGCGTTTTTCGGTAATAGAAAGATTGCCAGCGTTCACCACTTTGACGACTTCCAGGCCATCATTGCCGGAGGCTTTGACGGGCGAGCCGCTACAAATTGACGCGATAAAGGCGGTATCTTCTTCTTCGTAGGCTTTGATAAAGAGCGTCTGCCAGCTATTAACCGTTTTGGTGATCAGCTGCTTTTGCTCCCGGTTGGCATAACGTGCCGAACTTTCCTGGAGATCGCCGACGAAGAGAATGCCGTCGGTGCCGAGAATTTCGACGCGAGAGTCATAGCCATAACCCACGGAAACCGCGCCTTCGACAATGCACTGCGTGCCGTTGGTCATGCGTCCACTCAGGGTAACGGTGTCGTAATAATCCGGGAATTTATCCTTCGCATCCGGGCAGCGATAATTACCGGCCAGCGCGTATACCTCGGCAAAATCTGCCCCCGAGAACCAGCGGACGGCATCAATATCATGGCTGGACACTTCCGCCAGCGGACCGCCGCTGATGGAGATATCGTACATCCATGCTT
Coding sequences within it:
- a CDS encoding class I SAM-dependent methyltransferase, which produces MSETEQSPLVFWEDHYAAMSPISNGIPGKILVRFADPLTPGRALELGCGRGDDAVWLAKKGWEVTAVDLSSTALEYASANAERSGVRTRITFARHDLTGHFPQGHYDLIVASFLESPLTFDRFTIFRAALDHILPGGMLLITSHAKVPEWSKHADRPFQSAKEALAQLGTLTEAWEVLFCDDVERVMKGPEGQECQVSDSVVALRRKK
- a CDS encoding Rrf2 family transcriptional regulator, giving the protein MKINNSFSATLHILLHLEQMDRPLTSEQMAAFIDGNPAFIRKLLAGLRERHIVTSSKGHHGGWTLARPAGDVTLYDIYIALGSPTLFALGNRNENPQCLVEKGVNRVMSETFTDAESLILERFKRLTLAEVGREFIDYFNDKGQGE
- the rep gene encoding DNA helicase Rep, with product MRLNPGQQQAVEFVTGPCLVLAGAGSGKTRVITNKIAHLIRGCGYQARHIAAVTFTNKAAREMKERVAQTLGRKEARGLMISTFHTLGLEVIKREYAALGMKSNFSLFDDTDQVALLKELSEGLIEDDKAVLQQLISTISNWKNDLLTPAQAAAQAKGERDRIFAHCYSLYDAHMKACNVLDFDDLILLPTLLLQRNEEVRERWQNKIRYLLVDEYQDTNTSQYELVKLLVGNRARFTVVGDDDQSIYSWRGARPQNLVLLSQDFPALQVVKLEQNYRSSGRILKAANILIANNPHVFEKRLFSELGYGAELKVLSANHEEHEAERVTGELIAHHFINKTQYKDYAILYRGNHQSRVFEKFLMQNRIPYKISGGTSFFSRPEIKDLLAYLRVLTNADDDSAFLRIVNTPKREIGPATLQKLGEWANSRNKSLFSASFDMGLTQTLSGRGYESLTRFTHWLGDVQRLAEREPIAAVLDLIHGIDYESWLFETSPSPKAAEMRMKNVNQLFTWMTEMLEGSEIDEPMTLTQVVTRFTLRDMMERGESEEELDQVQLMTLHASKGLEFPYVFLVGMEEGLLPHQSSIDEDNVDEERRLAYVGITRAQKELIFTLCKERRQYGELVRPEPSRFLLELPQDDLVWEQERKVVTAEERMQKGQASIANIRAMMAAAKK
- the ppiC gene encoding peptidylprolyl isomerase PpiC, translated to MAKTAAAMHILVKEEKLALDLLEQIKNGGDFEKLAKKHSTCPSGKKGGHLGEFRQGQMVPAFDKVVFSCPVLEPTGPLHTQFGYHIIKVLYRN
- a CDS encoding alcohol dehydrogenase catalytic domain-containing protein, producing MKAIQLFGKNELKLVELPKPEIQPDEILLACKAGAICGTDLRMYANGHRNSPHALTLGHELSGVIEEIGSEVTGTYFKGMRVAVAPNYGCGVCDSCISGNTQSCKDFQALGIQKHGAFAEYVVIPARAVRQGNIVELPDHVSFEEGAMIEPFSCVYNAFERCHTQPGDTVLVIGAGPIGLMHALLHKAAGAGKVLISDINPERLALACEFDPTFIPVSGTDTKADVMRITQDRGCDVVITAASTPEIQTLSFELTALNGRVLFFGGLPAGKEMVSLNTNIIHYRQISVTGMSGQNLRQYRTSLRMVANGQINLKKILTHTFSLEQYQQAFTCAKSGNALKAGFVL
- the gppA gene encoding guanosine-5'-triphosphate,3'-diphosphate diphosphatase translates to MPSAASLYAAIDLGSNSFHMLVVREVAGSIQTVARIKRKVRLAAGLSSNNVLSPDAMERGWQCLRLFAERLQDIPQPQIRVVATATLRLAVNAGEFIARAQEILGCPVQVIKGEEEARLIYQGVAHTTGGADQRLVVDIGGASTELVTGTGAQTTSLFSLSMGCVTWLERYFSNRNLGKSNFEEAENAAREVLRPIADELRYHGWKICVGASGTVQALQEIMMAQGMDERITLAKLEQLKQRAIQCGRLEELEIEGLTLERALVFPSGLAILIAIFTELNIQCMTLAGGALREGLVYGMLHLTVEEDIRSRTMRNIQRRFMVDTDQAQRVAKLASRFASQLEKSWDLELISRELLVNACLLHEIGLSVDFKSAPQHAAYLVKNLDLPGFTPAQKKLLATLLLNQTSTVDLSSLHQQNAVPPRVAEHLCRLLRLAILFASRRRDDLVPDITLDATDEKLTLILPAGWLSHHPLGTELIEQESQWQSYVHWPLEVLSSGQ
- a CDS encoding DeoR/GlpR family DNA-binding transcription regulator — translated: MSDHSEDKLFTQERQQAILAYVEAHKKATVAELCQLFKVSTGTIRNDLREMEKLKLVTRTHGGVLIRSKTGLEMMATEKEVRNHDAKVVVARRALEQIEDGDTLLLDTGSTTLELAKLLGERKGLSVITNDLQIAIILEEIPGVVNLFIIGGAVRQKLHCVIPFNRDSGLSNLIIDKAFMGANGFTLKNGATTPDVRQANLKKEMIACASNVILLIDSHKVGHDTFAKFAEVSDISILITDNISEEDRAGIEARGVMVVSE
- a CDS encoding Gfo/Idh/MocA family oxidoreductase, yielding MDKQEIGIAVIGAGRAGMIHARNYARGIAGARLVAVVDPVGSVAEAAARELHLNKFYTDYHEAIADSEVDAIVVVTPTKYHCEIVCAAARAGKHIFCEKPMAMTPEECQQMIEVTQQHGVQLQLGFMRRFDRNFMEAKAAIDAGVIGDVVLVKALTHGPSIPKAWMYDISISGGPLAEVSSHDIDAVRWFSGADFAEVYALAGNYRCPDAKDKFPDYYDTVTLSGRMTNGTQCIVEGAVSVGYGYDSRVEILGTDGILFVGDLQESSARYANREQKQLITKTVNSWQTLFIKAYEEEDTAFIASICSGSPVKASGNDGLEVVKVVNAGNLSITEKRVVTLNER